The Methylomicrobium agile genome has a segment encoding these proteins:
- a CDS encoding radical SAM/SPASM domain-containing protein, which translates to MENLLKEFHVLDTKIGPVGFHGPSAKLFELPLDIATTFSALETGKRLLGDLSALEHDHLTQTLRSALPTDLGSRTNMLGDSTRLTNFYLFVSQECNLACTYCYGDGGEYRKGKMVMDERTADNFIDKFISDRNPGYLINFFGGEPLLNLPLMQRIIDRCKAKTQPHGIRMVFNMTTNGTVWSDKIAAFIASNIDTLTVSLDGPKDINDAQRPGLGNFSPYEKTLKTIGELQQQGSRYTIRTIMTKNSYGRLKEIYRHNSALAGKGGVGLSTVDVADSHELGLTDAEHGILVDQIAEINLESLRSIADSDVPQFNEYTGNLCKLLLGHQYRPRPCNAGQTTLAVAADGDIYPCHRFVGYQEFCIGNVNDAQALNANFAELNQTLKDTPVDKNPHCSNCWARQLCGGNCYVISHLREGDIFKPTQRFCHLKRTVYDSLLTEFAEIMADSKRKQRFITNVTAHFH; encoded by the coding sequence ATGGAAAATTTGTTAAAGGAATTTCACGTACTGGATACCAAAATCGGCCCGGTTGGTTTCCACGGACCGTCGGCCAAGCTGTTCGAGCTTCCGCTCGATATCGCAACGACATTTTCCGCTTTGGAGACCGGCAAACGGCTTTTGGGAGACCTATCTGCGCTCGAACACGATCATTTAACTCAAACTTTGCGCTCGGCATTGCCTACCGATCTCGGTTCTAGAACCAACATGCTGGGCGACAGTACACGTCTGACCAATTTTTATCTGTTCGTTAGCCAAGAATGCAATCTTGCTTGCACCTATTGCTACGGCGATGGCGGCGAGTATCGTAAAGGTAAGATGGTGATGGACGAACGCACCGCCGACAATTTCATCGACAAATTCATCTCTGACCGTAATCCGGGCTATCTGATCAATTTTTTCGGCGGCGAACCCTTGCTAAATCTACCGCTGATGCAAAGAATCATCGACCGTTGCAAGGCCAAGACCCAGCCGCACGGCATCAGGATGGTCTTCAACATGACGACCAACGGCACAGTATGGAGCGACAAGATTGCCGCTTTTATTGCCTCGAATATCGACACATTAACCGTCAGTCTGGACGGCCCTAAAGACATCAACGACGCGCAGCGTCCAGGACTGGGAAATTTTTCGCCTTACGAAAAAACCCTAAAAACTATCGGTGAGCTTCAACAGCAAGGCTCCCGCTATACGATACGCACCATCATGACCAAAAACAGTTACGGTCGCCTGAAGGAAATTTATCGCCATAACAGTGCACTGGCCGGCAAGGGTGGCGTGGGTTTGAGTACTGTCGATGTCGCCGACAGCCATGAACTCGGGTTGACCGATGCCGAGCACGGCATATTGGTCGATCAAATCGCCGAAATTAATCTGGAAAGCCTGCGTTCGATAGCCGACAGCGATGTTCCGCAATTCAACGAGTACACCGGCAATTTATGCAAACTGCTGTTGGGCCACCAATACCGGCCTCGGCCGTGTAATGCCGGACAAACTACGTTAGCGGTGGCTGCCGACGGCGACATCTACCCTTGTCACCGTTTCGTCGGCTACCAAGAATTTTGCATTGGCAACGTCAACGATGCGCAAGCGCTCAACGCCAACTTCGCCGAATTAAATCAAACCTTGAAGGATACCCCGGTAGACAAAAACCCGCATTGCAGCAATTGCTGGGCTCGCCAACTGTGCGGCGGCAACTGCTATGTTATTTCTCATCTGCGAGAAGGCGATATTTTTAAACCCACGCAACGATTCTGTCATTTGAAACGAACGGTTTACGACAGCCTGTTGACCGAATTTGCCGAAATCATGGCCGATTCCAAGCGTAAACAGCGCTTCATTACCAACGTTACCGCCCACTTTCATTAA
- a CDS encoding virginiamycin B lyase family protein: protein MKTPLHCFLMAALLILASQPANSAACGPVYGADGIALDKNGDVWIAHYEDVRLGKLTPSSGRFEEYLPTTAANPTVLKRDTWDDKDGFSYKFDFGFYGLGMDDSHDAVWSLAFNSDKLTRFSRNDRLFADVQLPGRSLGRFVLPVDAQGNVWTLAGPCCGQEGELQLVKINPQLEQQAFALQARKAKVPSLTVGRDGTVWVSLIANDDTLPSLYAFRNGQFEAVPLPLEMTTFITRLHVDAQGDLWLATGDDIWRKHNKTFERYHLPTPGAQSSMMTSDTRGNLWFTEWRGNKIGRIDSTGHIREYPIPPEEESPLTLAVDADGKVWFSVLFNYDLFRLDPDSGQIQSFPLPVPSNWSKNAAEGLSACVLKPKDALSLMAAKTPPQPVAAANPVLRHPLNYPDDAGAKAFEQNCHTACHSWYRVDRAGQRRTDWRPTVERMIEFNKAPIADEQRELIVDYLNRHYTLAKP from the coding sequence ATGAAAACTCCGCTTCATTGCTTCTTAATGGCAGCGTTATTGATCTTGGCCTCGCAACCTGCCAATTCGGCCGCCTGCGGCCCGGTTTATGGCGCCGACGGCATCGCGTTGGATAAAAACGGCGACGTCTGGATCGCTCATTACGAAGATGTACGCCTGGGAAAACTGACGCCGTCCAGCGGCCGTTTCGAGGAATATCTGCCCACCACCGCCGCCAATCCGACGGTGCTCAAGCGCGACACCTGGGATGACAAGGACGGGTTCAGTTACAAATTCGATTTCGGTTTCTATGGCTTGGGCATGGATGATAGCCACGATGCGGTCTGGTCGTTGGCATTCAATAGCGACAAGCTCACCCGTTTTTCGCGCAACGACCGACTATTCGCCGATGTTCAATTGCCCGGTCGCAGTCTGGGACGTTTCGTATTGCCGGTCGATGCGCAAGGCAACGTCTGGACCTTGGCCGGCCCCTGTTGCGGTCAGGAAGGCGAGTTGCAATTGGTGAAAATCAATCCGCAACTGGAACAACAGGCGTTTGCGCTGCAAGCGCGCAAAGCCAAGGTGCCCAGCCTGACGGTGGGCCGGGATGGGACGGTTTGGGTATCGCTAATTGCCAACGACGATACATTGCCAAGCTTGTACGCCTTTCGCAACGGCCAATTCGAAGCGGTGCCTCTCCCGCTCGAAATGACGACCTTTATTACCCGGCTGCATGTCGATGCGCAAGGCGATTTATGGCTGGCGACCGGCGACGATATTTGGCGCAAACACAACAAAACTTTCGAACGCTATCACTTACCCACGCCGGGCGCTCAATCGTCGATGATGACCAGCGATACGCGCGGCAATCTGTGGTTTACCGAATGGCGCGGCAACAAGATCGGCCGTATCGACAGCACAGGCCATATTCGCGAATATCCGATTCCGCCGGAAGAAGAATCGCCTTTAACTTTGGCGGTCGATGCCGACGGCAAAGTCTGGTTCTCGGTATTGTTCAACTACGATCTGTTCCGCCTCGATCCCGACAGCGGCCAAATCCAAAGCTTCCCGCTGCCGGTACCCTCCAACTGGTCGAAAAATGCCGCCGAAGGCTTGAGCGCCTGCGTATTGAAACCCAAGGATGCCTTGAGCCTGATGGCTGCCAAAACGCCGCCGCAACCGGTCGCGGCGGCGAATCCAGTGCTTCGCCATCCTTTAAACTATCCGGACGATGCCGGCGCCAAGGCCTTCGAGCAAAATTGCCATACGGCTTGCCATAGTTGGTATCGGGTGGATAGGGCCGGCCAACGGCGTACCGACTGGCGGCCGACCGTGGAACGGATGATCGAGTTCAACAAGGCGCCGATAGCGGACGAACAGCGCGAATTGATCGTCGATTATCTGAACCGGCATTACACGCTGGCCAAACCTTGA
- a CDS encoding TonB-dependent receptor has protein sequence MDLTRAGLTAVCLVVTAPVLFADNGLEVITTEDIEREKPASLMELLRKRGGVGDSSGALSLRGVPKVALYVDGFSRGGSVFELDKVKPQDVARIEIVRGAASNRYGADALGGAIIVTTVQAKPKMSLGLVQGYDSVDSHYSRAIASGGQNGIDLRASFEDSLANRWLIQRGDSPLTSLAQTQATWLAKRGGDIKAAYRNDWLTAGAELNYLEQTRNYGRPNYYNEYTTLRPRLFSEIRFGNLKLSGKLMYEDLRTDVYRDSGNVSDLALYMQGPETEKNFNLEVQGEYGGFNAGLVYAVNQAGIEQNLADGGRRLFGMKSTVDRMGLFAGYGLDFFGDWHLDVSGRYDQYDYSGISIYDAGLETHEADAFKQAFNPKLALSWKALSWLSLRGSAATGFVPPDPVTLYYRQTRPNYLILPNPGLRPEQSTTLDFGFETAWQGGKAELTWFYTRWTDKMERLVTAGTPTTQQTVNLGASESQGLEFSLQQGLLEDLNLSFNYTLTATQITKSLDAAYIGNELAYQPRHRINAVLTYTGIKDLTARLNLHHESEQYMDFRNLRRDAAGNAWYNQAYATLDFLLTKKLQWAGNGVNLTLALNNLTDNRFQKSLFQVDVGRVVRGEIEVQF, from the coding sequence ATGGATCTAACGAGAGCAGGCTTGACGGCCGTGTGTCTGGTCGTGACGGCGCCGGTGTTGTTCGCCGACAACGGCCTGGAGGTCATCACCACCGAGGACATCGAGCGGGAGAAACCGGCTAGCCTGATGGAATTGCTGCGCAAACGCGGCGGCGTCGGTGACAGTTCCGGTGCCTTGAGTCTGCGCGGCGTACCCAAGGTGGCGCTATATGTCGATGGCTTTTCGCGCGGCGGTTCGGTGTTCGAACTGGACAAGGTCAAGCCGCAGGATGTGGCTCGTATCGAAATCGTCCGCGGTGCGGCCTCCAACCGCTACGGCGCCGATGCCTTGGGTGGGGCGATCATCGTCACCACCGTGCAAGCCAAGCCGAAAATGTCTCTGGGCTTGGTGCAAGGTTATGACAGCGTCGATAGCCATTACAGCCGCGCCATCGCTTCCGGCGGTCAAAACGGCATCGATTTGCGCGCCAGTTTCGAAGACAGCCTCGCCAACCGTTGGCTGATCCAGCGTGGCGACAGCCCACTGACATCATTGGCGCAGACTCAGGCTACCTGGCTCGCCAAACGCGGTGGCGACATCAAGGCTGCTTATCGCAACGACTGGCTGACAGCCGGCGCCGAACTCAATTATCTGGAACAAACCCGCAATTACGGTCGGCCGAACTATTACAACGAATACACGACGCTACGGCCGCGGCTGTTTTCGGAAATACGTTTCGGCAATTTAAAGCTGAGCGGCAAATTGATGTACGAGGATTTGCGCACCGATGTTTATCGCGATAGCGGCAATGTGAGTGATTTGGCCTTATACATGCAGGGGCCGGAAACCGAAAAAAATTTCAATCTGGAAGTACAGGGCGAATACGGCGGTTTCAACGCCGGCTTGGTGTATGCCGTCAATCAGGCTGGCATCGAACAGAATCTGGCCGACGGCGGCCGGCGATTGTTCGGCATGAAAAGCACGGTGGATAGAATGGGGCTGTTTGCCGGTTACGGTCTGGACTTTTTCGGCGATTGGCATCTGGACGTCAGCGGCCGTTACGATCAATACGATTATTCCGGCATATCGATCTACGACGCCGGCCTGGAAACACACGAGGCCGATGCCTTCAAACAAGCCTTCAACCCCAAACTGGCTTTGTCCTGGAAGGCTTTGTCCTGGCTGAGTTTGCGCGGCTCCGCCGCCACCGGTTTCGTACCGCCCGACCCCGTCACTCTGTATTACCGGCAAACCCGGCCGAATTATCTGATTCTGCCCAATCCCGGCTTGCGGCCCGAACAATCGACCACGCTGGATTTCGGTTTCGAAACCGCTTGGCAGGGCGGGAAGGCGGAACTGACTTGGTTTTATACCCGTTGGACCGACAAGATGGAGCGGCTGGTGACTGCCGGTACGCCGACGACCCAGCAAACCGTCAATCTCGGCGCATCGGAATCGCAAGGTCTGGAATTCAGCCTACAGCAAGGTCTGCTCGAAGACTTAAATCTGAGCTTCAACTATACCCTGACGGCCACGCAAATCACCAAAAGCCTTGATGCCGCCTACATCGGCAACGAACTGGCCTACCAACCGCGCCACAGGATCAATGCGGTACTGACCTATACCGGTATCAAGGATTTGACCGCCCGGCTAAATCTACACCACGAATCGGAGCAATATATGGATTTTCGCAATCTGCGCCGCGATGCCGCAGGCAACGCCTGGTACAACCAAGCCTACGCCACGCTGGATTTTCTGCTGACCAAAAAACTGCAATGGGCCGGCAACGGCGTGAATTTGACCTTGGCGCTGAATAATCTGACCGACAACCGCTTCCAGAAAAGCCTGTTTCAAGTCGATGTCGGCCGGGTGGTGCGCGGCGAGATTGAAGTGCAATTTTAA
- a CDS encoding ABC transporter ATP-binding protein: MAAQAGNWAVSAERLIKRYPNGHLALEGVDLQIRRGEVFGLLGQNGAGKTTLLKILCGLLQPCRGRLRILDIEAKNGFHHIKRCLGVVSQDINLDQPLTVLGNLQRHCSYFSIPRRQASARIAEWLHILQLEHAAHQSIHQLSGGNKRKVMIARAFITEPQLLILDEPTNALDPSVRSVVWDRICAFADQGGTVLLSTHHFQEAEHLCGRVELIHQGRLQTLDSAESLESRFYALTANEAA; the protein is encoded by the coding sequence ATGGCAGCTCAAGCAGGAAATTGGGCCGTTTCGGCCGAACGCTTGATCAAACGCTATCCTAACGGCCATCTGGCTTTGGAGGGTGTCGATCTGCAGATTCGGCGCGGCGAGGTATTCGGTCTATTGGGGCAAAACGGCGCCGGCAAGACCACCTTGCTGAAAATTCTCTGCGGTTTACTGCAACCGTGCCGCGGCCGGCTCAGGATACTCGATATAGAAGCCAAGAACGGCTTTCATCACATCAAGCGCTGCTTGGGCGTGGTATCGCAAGATATCAATCTCGATCAACCGTTGACCGTGCTCGGCAATTTGCAACGGCATTGCAGTTATTTTTCGATTCCCCGCCGGCAAGCCTCGGCACGCATCGCCGAATGGCTGCACATTTTACAGTTGGAACACGCCGCCCACCAGTCCATCCATCAACTATCCGGCGGCAACAAGCGTAAGGTGATGATCGCGCGCGCCTTCATCACCGAGCCGCAACTGTTGATCCTGGACGAGCCGACCAATGCGCTCGATCCGTCGGTGCGCAGCGTGGTTTGGGACAGGATATGCGCCTTTGCCGATCAGGGCGGCACGGTATTGCTGTCCACTCACCACTTTCAGGAAGCCGAGCATCTTTGCGGCCGAGTCGAGCTGATTCATCAAGGTCGATTGCAGACGCTGGATAGCGCCGAATCGCTGGAAAGCCGCTTTTATGCGCTTACGGCAAACGAAGCGGCATGA
- a CDS encoding ABC transporter permease → MMSSGFWAFVARTLAESLENWRYALFRMVFQPFVYLLVFGKILGQALSGSGYSLTVGPGIIAMLVMNTALNSIGGLFSRGYYFRSMEGWLLAPLSLRALMLAWVTGTVLIATFAGLIGSLILYLLLGYQPVSPWTELLCLLYGAAAFALLCCIGYTLPSTPAKAQDFLAFLLMPMMFLGCTFFSYAMLESPWNVVALLLPTTYLSEALRIVYGSQSSALDPTQIVGGGIAALILLFIVADWSFRRRFRDFLW, encoded by the coding sequence ATGATGTCGTCGGGATTTTGGGCGTTTGTCGCCAGAACCTTGGCCGAAAGTCTGGAAAACTGGCGCTACGCGTTGTTTCGTATGGTGTTTCAGCCTTTTGTTTATCTGTTGGTATTCGGCAAAATTCTCGGCCAAGCCTTATCGGGCAGCGGTTATTCGTTAACCGTAGGGCCGGGCATCATAGCCATGCTGGTGATGAATACGGCATTGAACAGTATCGGCGGCCTGTTTTCGCGCGGTTACTATTTCCGCAGCATGGAAGGTTGGTTACTGGCACCCCTCAGCCTTCGCGCCCTAATGTTAGCCTGGGTGACGGGAACAGTGCTGATAGCCACCTTCGCGGGTTTGATCGGCAGCCTGATACTGTACCTGCTTTTAGGCTATCAGCCGGTATCCCCGTGGACGGAATTGCTATGCCTGCTATACGGCGCGGCGGCGTTCGCATTATTGTGTTGCATCGGCTATACCTTGCCGTCAACGCCAGCCAAGGCTCAAGACTTTCTGGCATTTTTGTTGATGCCGATGATGTTTCTCGGCTGCACTTTCTTCAGCTATGCGATGCTGGAATCCCCCTGGAATGTCGTCGCGCTGCTGCTACCAACCACTTATCTCAGCGAAGCCTTGCGCATAGTTTACGGCAGTCAATCTTCCGCTCTCGATCCAACGCAGATCGTCGGCGGCGGCATCGCCGCGCTTATATTGCTATTCATTGTCGCCGATTGGTCTTTTCGGCGCAGGTTTCGTGATTTTCTTTGGTAA
- a CDS encoding RNA polymerase sigma factor translates to MTEKISHNMLQAWFHRYSSDLEIFFCRKIGESDAPDLVQEVYLRAITYSSSAAIIQPRAFLFKIAANLVVDHVRKQSYRQCDNYEEIEEETITSILGPEDTLCGTERLRKFRDALAQLPADHRQAFLLNRFEGLSHMEIAQFMGVSDKTVKRYITKAFDHCLSSLEL, encoded by the coding sequence ATGACCGAAAAAATATCTCACAACATGTTACAGGCTTGGTTTCACCGTTATTCGTCCGATCTCGAAATATTCTTTTGCCGAAAGATTGGCGAATCGGATGCCCCGGATCTGGTACAGGAAGTCTATCTACGGGCGATAACCTATTCATCATCGGCGGCCATTATTCAGCCGCGCGCGTTTTTGTTCAAAATAGCCGCCAACTTGGTCGTCGACCATGTTCGTAAACAGAGCTACCGCCAATGCGACAATTATGAAGAAATCGAAGAAGAGACGATTACCAGTATTCTGGGACCGGAGGATACTTTGTGCGGAACAGAACGCCTAAGAAAGTTTCGCGATGCTTTGGCGCAATTGCCCGCCGATCATCGGCAAGCCTTTTTGCTGAATCGTTTCGAAGGTTTATCTCATATGGAAATCGCGCAATTTATGGGGGTTTCCGATAAAACCGTAAAGCGTTACATTACGAAAGCCTTCGATCATTGCTTGAGCAGCCTCGAATTATAA